The Rhopalosiphum maidis isolate BTI-1 chromosome 1, ASM367621v3, whole genome shotgun sequence genome has a segment encoding these proteins:
- the LOC113548107 gene encoding uncharacterized protein LOC113548107, with the protein MSKVSSYTIILSIAALCSLSTAASGADDIYRDKENVLQANEFSNEEVKESKLITKCYDEETKSAYKVDSVWYPVGKCEKRTCSRQNNSKIPIIKTIECEPCTSCKLPNQICHPFRSDKNYPKCCSQCLTKSTILMKTESKKKYQNV; encoded by the exons ATGTCGAAGGTATCGTCGTACACAATCATCTTGTCCATAGCCGCGCTGTGCTCTCTATCCACAGCGGCTTCAGGCGCAGATGACATCTACCGCGATAAAGAGAACGTGCTGCAAGCCAACGAATTTAGTAACGAAGAAGTCAAAGAATCCAAATTGA TTACAAAATGTTATGACGAGGAAACTAAATCAGCTTACAAGGTAGACTCTGTTTGGTATCCAGTGGGAAAATGTGAAAAACGAACTTGCTCTAGgcaaaataactcaaaaatcccaattataaaaactataga ATGTGAACCGTGCACTTCATGTAAATTGCCTAATCAAATATGCCACCCATTCCGTTCTGATAAAAATTATCCTAAGTGTTGTTCACAGTGTTTAACAAAGTCTACTATACTTATGAAAACAgaatcaaagaaaaaataccaaaacgtttaa
- the LOC113548106 gene encoding metallo-beta-lactamase domain-containing protein 1 — protein MIYKTLPFDLIFGCYCRPTEGGMLANCTCTLVKGPKNIIVDTMTPWDGKNLISAIKKHGIKCDDIDYVVSTHGHSDHVGNNNLFLNAKHLVGRCISYKQMYYDDSKFFNSDGVYEIDDSIRVISTPGHTLTDVSVVVQTAKETIAIVGDLFENEDDIMDESIWLNAGSENPDSQKKYRKAIMEQVDWIIPGHGAMFSTRKYK, from the exons atgatatataaaaca ttaCCCTTCGACTTGATCTTTGGTT GCTATTGCCGGCCAACAGAAGGTGGTATGTTAGCCAATTGTACGTGCACATTGGTTAAAGGTcctaaaaacattattgttgATACTATGACTCCGTGGGATGGTAAGAATTTAATAAGTGCTATTAAAAAACATGGAATCAAATGTGATGACATTGATTATGTAGTTAGTACTCATGGGCATTCTGATCATGTGGGtaacaataacttatttttaaatgctaaaCATCTAGTAGGCCGATGTATTAGTTACAAACAGATGTACTATGATGACAGTAAATTTTTCAACAGTGATGGTGTCTATGAAATTGATGACAGTATTCGAGTTATCTCAACCCCTGGACATACACTGACTGATGTATCTGTTGTCGTTCAAACCGCCAAAGAGACAATTGCAATTGTAGGCGACTTGTTTGAAAATGAAGATGATATAATGGATGAATCTATTTGGTTAAATGCTGGTAGTGAAAATCCGGATTCacagaaaaaatatagaaaagcTATTATGGAACAAGTGGATTGGATTATACCAGGTCATGGTGCTATGTTTTCTACCAGGAAATACaaatga
- the LOC113552056 gene encoding polycystic kidney disease and receptor for egg jelly-related protein has protein sequence MVCLITVLVIFLIYTTLFIWSKHQDKKDVSRGEIIILHDNYPGEDEVYLVTVYTGDFADAGTTANVCFQLHGNISSSRVHWLYNSNCDVLQRFNDDWFIVFTPKSLGEFKSIHIWHDNYGNNPNWYCKRIEVTDVRKRKKWNFNVERWFTILNSIENIEHSIFIEATNNWHIKAIDDVRLTIREEYLWASVFIRHPRSLITRCQKLSRIICLLFSAMVISILFYDFVDDDEEHFLKFEITLAQIYISIQGSLIHLLMTFSTTYCFNKGSNFEKYITVQEVKMNFEIKKPWWRKLLAKIVPKEVIYLPAQMEEKNNKNTGINYWLLAGWTLCLLIYGLSTFLIITFGLKLGQVKSLHWLMALLITVLQNALISEPLQIIICSYIIFKLNQGQHHILLNNYTINLDNFRENTKNRLQNIQFVQNIRERRKRYVYSPMTRKSAQILQAKYKDKLRHASFQENVATCILLILISLFCISALYSFSNPKHIIHANKINKLFLKSILQTNIMDLEMMKAFLTGSFLNPFHIREYYNGIPIVNKSMPYLSEDNIRGWCSFYNSKLVNGGIRLKQNRITEKNSRWESDTGSYKEGWIKITNVEKVTAWIYRSIPVIKYFGLWFPDTQNSGFILDLTGQLSDYKKKINTHLENGWLDNKTRILIIEFHTYTPSIDCITVFKIKFQTLSGLLYTIHSEVWTVPSSSAIVTWNTYVFTLVFMLAYALTAVRLMVSLKHMVSTMYDHGGGAYRLLCAAYECAVLVVVMCVVFAVTGRWKLMELAHEQYASAREIAVVSSMTYMCQAHEHVAALASVTVAMGLFRTFQLIMYQTRVSHVARALGASVRPTAAVAAYSLIVTYGAWSSVTGGDGSGFFNAFVLARAGGRDDPLRTPLMATAASAAVFLLLNAAVVSIITKRYVLSKLYTRQ, from the exons atggtATGTCTAATCAcagttttagtaatatttttaatatatacaacattattCATCTGGTCAAAACATCAGGACAAAAAAGATGTATCAAGG ggtgaaattataattctacATGACAACTATCCCGGAGAAGATGAAGTTTATTTAGTAACGGTTTATACGGGAGACTTTGCTGATGCCGGAACTACGGCTAACGTATGCTTTCAATTGCACGGAAATATTAGTAGCAGTAGA GTCCATTGGTTATACAATTCAAACTGTGACGTTTTACAACGTTTCAATGATGATTGGTTTATCGTCTTTACACCAAAAAGTCTTGGGGAATTCAAGTCTATTCATATATGGCATGATAATTATGGAAACAATCCTAACTGGTATTGCAAACGCATCGAAGTTACTGATGTACGGAAAAGGAAAAAGTGGAATTTTAATGTGGAAAGATGGTTTACGATTTTAAActcaattgaaaatattgagcACTCTATTTTCATAGAAGCAACTAATAATTGGCATATAAAAGCTATAGATGATGTTAGATTAACTATACGTGAAGAATATCTATGGGCAAGTGTATTTATAcg tcatcCAAGATCTTTAATAACACGGTGTCAAAAATTGAGcagaataatatgtttactatttagtGCGAtggtaataagtatattattttatgattttgtagACG ATGATgaagaacattttttgaaatttgaaataacacttgctcaaatttatatttctatacaagGCAGTTTAATACACTTATTAATGACATTTAGCACtacttattgttttaa taaaGGTTCTAActtcgaaaaatatattactgttcAAGAAGTGAAAATGAATTTTgagataaaaa aACCTTGGTGGAGAAAATTATTGGCCAAAATTGTTCCGAAAGAAGTAATTTATTTGCCTGCTCAAatggaagaaaaaaataataaaaacactggGATAAATTATTGGCTCTTAGCTGGATG GACATTATGTTTACTTATCTATGGTTTATCaacttttttaatcattacctTTGGATTGAAATTAGGACAAGTAAAAAGCTTACACTGGTTAATGGCATTACTAATAACGGTTCTACAAAATGCATTAATATCTGAacctttacaaataataatatgtagttatatcatatttaaacttaatcaa ggacagcatcatatattattaaacaactatacaattaatttggaTAATTTCCGTGAAAATACTAAGAATCGATTACAGAATATTcaatttgtacaaaatatacgaGAGCGTAGAAAAAGATATGTATATAGTCCAATGACACGAAAATCTGCTCAA ATTTTACAAGctaaatataaagataaattgCGACATGCAAGTTTTCAAGAAAATGTTGCTAcatgtatactattaatattaatatcattattttgtattagtgcattatattcatttagcAACcccaaacatattatacatgccaataaaattaacaaactaTTTCTCAAAAGCatattacaaacaaatataatggaTTTAGAAAT gatGAAAGCATTTTTAACTGgatcatttttaaatcctTTTCATATCAGAGAATACTATAATGGAATACCAATAGTCAATAAGTCAATGCCATATTTAAGCGAAG ataatataagagGTTGGTGTAGTTTTTATAACAGTAAATTAGTGAATGGTGGTATcagattaaaacaaaatagaatCACAGAAAAAAACTCAAGATGGGAAAGTGATACAGGCAGTTATAAAGAAGGATGGATAAAAATTACCAATGTTGAAAAGGTTACAGCTTGGATATATAGATCTATACccgtaattaaatattttggactAT GGTTTCCTGATACCCAAAACTCTGGATTTATATTAGATCTAACTGGACAACTATCagattataaaaagaaaataaacacTCACTTAGAAAATGGATGGTTGGATAATAAAACGAGAATTCTAATAATAGAGTTTCATACTTACACGCCCAGCATAGATTGTATTACagtgttcaaaataaaattccaaACTTTATCAggactattatatacaatacatagtgAG GTGTGGACGGTGCCTTCAAGTTCAGCGATCGTTACATGGAATACGTACGTATTCACGCTGGTGTTCATGTTAGCGTACGCGTTGACGGCCGTACGACTGATGGTGTCGTTGAAACACATGGTGTCCACAATGTACGACCACGGCGGCGGCGCGTACCGGCTGCTGTGCGCAGCGTACGAGTGCGCGGTGCTGGTGGTCGTCATGTGCGTGGTGTTCGCAGTGACCGGTCGCTGGAAACTGATGGAGTTAGCGCACGAGCAGTACGCGTCGGCCCGAGAGATAGCAGTCGTCAGCAGCATGACATACATGTGTCAGGCCCACGAACACGTAGCCGCGCTGGCGTCCGTCACCGTGGCCATGGGCCTGTTCCGCACGTTCCAGCTGATCATGTACCAGACACGGGTGTCGCACGTGGCGCGGGCGCTGGGCGCGTCTGTGAGACCCACGGCCGCTGTGGCCGCCTACAGTCTGATCGTCACGTACGGCGCCTGGTCCAGCGTGACCGGCGGCGACGGCTCTGGGTTCTTCAACGCGTTCGTTTTGGCCCGGGCAGGCGGGCGGGACGACCCGTTGCGGACACCATTGATGGCCACAGCTGCCTCGGCCGCGGTGTTCTTGCTCTTGAACGCCGCCGTCGTGTCGATCATCACCAAACGCTACGTCCTGTCGAAACTTTACACGCGGCAATGA